A genomic stretch from Algoriphagus halophilus includes:
- a CDS encoding GWxTD domain-containing protein, giving the protein MKLRTNILFSFFLLAFLAIHPAFSQKKLNSLNQALRYSRYSRLGLKIIPIKENETDYKLQMVVEKIEEDINFNTFSFSYMILNSYDQEIMDDEVTILTENDIKLDTERHWFFEKTVSIPADQEVAVALLSVLDTRQADEYYYHIDLKSPFVFEQPSFGAYYANNVPFDQNFLTKGQSLLFKSEEGPSLHEFYYPATFDVPYPPMETKPATVPKELEVIDEGDFLTNVPESLDNEGYYFIQGDTSASTGLLLKTTHEAFPKVKDWEEMIQMVTYISTRKEHETLLAAEDKKKALDEYWYNLTRNPDIAKDLIREYFRQIEFANILFTDFKEGWKTDRGMIYVVMGPPNEVNFYQDREVWTYMGMNESSKIRFTFVRVKNILNPHYYSLNRSRAYQPVWFKNISIWRSGKMAF; this is encoded by the coding sequence ATGAAGCTTAGAACAAACATCCTTTTCTCATTTTTTCTACTGGCATTTCTAGCCATCCATCCGGCTTTTTCACAGAAGAAGCTAAACAGCCTCAATCAAGCACTTCGGTATTCGAGGTACTCTAGATTAGGACTAAAAATCATTCCTATCAAAGAGAATGAGACCGATTATAAATTGCAGATGGTCGTAGAGAAAATTGAAGAAGATATCAACTTCAATACATTTAGTTTCTCTTACATGATCCTCAACAGTTATGATCAAGAGATCATGGATGATGAGGTAACAATTCTTACAGAAAATGATATCAAGCTAGATACAGAAAGGCATTGGTTCTTTGAAAAGACTGTCAGCATTCCGGCAGATCAAGAAGTTGCAGTAGCTTTACTTTCTGTGTTGGATACAAGGCAGGCGGATGAATATTATTACCATATTGACTTGAAAAGTCCTTTTGTCTTTGAGCAACCCTCTTTTGGAGCCTATTATGCCAATAACGTTCCCTTTGACCAAAATTTCTTAACTAAAGGTCAGTCCCTTCTCTTCAAATCAGAGGAAGGTCCTAGTCTTCATGAATTTTATTATCCGGCTACCTTCGATGTCCCTTACCCCCCTATGGAGACGAAACCTGCCACTGTACCCAAAGAACTGGAAGTAATAGATGAAGGAGATTTTCTAACCAATGTACCTGAAAGCTTGGATAATGAAGGGTATTATTTCATTCAAGGTGACACCAGCGCTAGCACTGGATTGTTATTGAAAACCACCCACGAGGCATTCCCTAAAGTGAAAGATTGGGAGGAAATGATTCAAATGGTCACCTATATATCCACCAGAAAAGAACATGAAACCTTACTTGCAGCGGAAGATAAAAAGAAAGCGCTAGATGAATATTGGTATAATTTGACCCGAAACCCGGACATTGCAAAAGACTTAATTCGTGAGTATTTCCGTCAGATCGAGTTTGCAAACATCTTATTTACAGACTTTAAAGAAGGTTGGAAAACAGATCGAGGGATGATCTATGTGGTCATGGGGCCACCGAATGAGGTCAACTTTTATCAGGATAGAGAAGTATGGACTTACATGGGTATGAATGAGAGTTCAAAAATTCGCTTTACTTTTGTCCGAGTTAAGAATATTCTAAACCCACACTATTACTCGCTGAACCGCTCCAGAGCATATCAGCCTGTTTGGTTTAAAAACATATCCATATGGAGAAGCGGAAAGATGGCTTTCTGA
- the rlmB gene encoding 23S rRNA (guanosine(2251)-2'-O)-methyltransferase RlmB, with protein MEKRKDGFLIDKGATEKDFLFGTRAVMEAIHAGKEIDKVLIQKELNNDLIKELLKLCKADGVPVVRVPDAKLNRITRKNHQGVVAYISSIEYASLDHVIETCFSAGKSPLILILDRITDVRNFGAIARSAECAGVDAIVIPSKGSAQINSDAVKTSAGALNFLPVARVKNLFYTCRDLQKSGLTLIAITEKTDKSMYEADFSAPVAMIMGSEEDGISNELMGIVDEKVNIPMLGKIESLNVSVSAGVAIYEAMRQRTNK; from the coding sequence ATGGAGAAGCGGAAAGATGGCTTTCTGATTGATAAAGGAGCAACCGAGAAAGATTTTCTTTTTGGGACAAGAGCTGTCATGGAGGCAATCCATGCAGGAAAAGAAATAGACAAAGTACTGATTCAAAAAGAGTTAAACAACGACTTGATCAAGGAATTGCTGAAGCTCTGCAAAGCAGATGGCGTCCCTGTAGTTCGAGTACCAGATGCGAAACTCAATAGAATAACCCGTAAAAATCACCAAGGGGTGGTAGCGTACATTTCTTCCATTGAGTATGCCTCATTGGATCATGTCATTGAAACTTGCTTTTCTGCTGGAAAATCCCCTTTGATATTGATTTTGGATAGAATTACGGATGTCAGGAATTTTGGTGCCATTGCAAGGTCTGCTGAGTGCGCCGGGGTGGATGCCATTGTCATCCCCTCCAAAGGAAGTGCACAGATTAATTCGGATGCGGTAAAAACTTCTGCCGGTGCTTTGAATTTCTTACCGGTAGCCAGAGTCAAAAACCTCTTCTATACCTGTAGGGATTTGCAAAAAAGCGGGCTGACTTTAATTGCCATCACTGAAAAGACGGATAAGAGCATGTATGAAGCTGATTTTTCAGCTCCTGTAGCCATGATCATGGGCTCGGAAGAAGATGGAATTTCAAATGAGCTAATGGGAATAGTAGACGAAAAAGTGAATATCCCAATGCTTGGTAAAATTGAGAGTTTAAATGTTTCAGTTTCTGCCGGGGTAGCCATTTATGAGGCTATGAGGCAACGAACAAACAAATAA
- a CDS encoding mannose-1-phosphate guanylyltransferase has translation MQVKPYIVIMAGGIGSRFWPYSRNDRPKQFLDILGTGRTLLQMTYDRFQEISSPDKFYVVTNQQYFDLVKEQLPEISDNQILTEPLRRNTATCIAYAVYKINAIDPKATLVVAPADHLITQENKFHAAIDQACHAAQTEGRLITMGIQPNRPETGYGYIQYLEEEGQEIFKVKTFTEKPNLKLAKTFLESGDFVWNSGMFIWKVSSIISAYEKYMPDVSEVFNEGIEFLGKENEHEFITKAYSLLKNISIDNGIMEHSDQVYVIPATFGWSDLGSWNSLHELKKKDKKNNVVEGNAILYDTENSYVKVSSDKLVVVQGLDNYLVNESDNVILICKLDAEKKFREFVANAKKKGKDFV, from the coding sequence ATGCAGGTAAAACCATATATCGTCATTATGGCAGGGGGCATTGGCTCCAGATTTTGGCCATACAGTCGGAACGACCGACCGAAGCAATTTTTAGATATTCTAGGTACTGGCAGGACCTTGCTCCAAATGACCTATGATCGGTTTCAGGAAATTTCCAGTCCAGATAAGTTTTATGTGGTAACGAATCAACAGTACTTTGATTTAGTCAAGGAGCAGTTACCTGAAATAAGCGATAACCAGATCCTGACAGAGCCGCTCCGGAGAAATACAGCTACCTGCATTGCTTATGCTGTCTATAAAATCAATGCCATTGACCCTAAGGCTACCTTAGTGGTCGCTCCAGCAGATCATTTAATTACGCAGGAAAATAAGTTTCATGCTGCCATCGATCAAGCATGTCATGCAGCTCAGACAGAGGGTAGATTAATTACCATGGGAATTCAGCCCAATCGACCGGAAACCGGCTATGGGTATATTCAATACCTGGAAGAGGAAGGTCAGGAGATTTTTAAGGTCAAAACATTTACCGAAAAGCCTAATTTGAAACTTGCCAAAACCTTTTTGGAGAGCGGTGATTTTGTATGGAATTCCGGGATGTTTATTTGGAAGGTTTCCAGCATTATCTCTGCCTATGAAAAATATATGCCTGATGTGTCTGAGGTATTTAATGAGGGGATTGAGTTTCTTGGTAAAGAAAATGAACATGAATTCATCACCAAAGCCTATTCTTTGTTAAAAAATATATCCATTGACAATGGGATTATGGAGCATTCAGATCAGGTGTATGTGATCCCAGCTACTTTTGGTTGGTCCGATTTAGGTTCTTGGAATAGCCTCCATGAATTAAAGAAAAAGGATAAGAAAAACAATGTAGTGGAGGGAAATGCCATCTTGTACGATACAGAAAATTCTTATGTAAAAGTCAGCAGCGATAAACTGGTGGTGGTCCAGGGATTAGATAATTACCTGGTGAATGAATCGGATAATGTCATTCTGATTTGTAAGCTGGATGCAGAAAAAAAATTCAGAGAGTTTGTGGCCAATGCAAAAAAGAAAGGGAAGGACTTTGTTTGA
- a CDS encoding KpsF/GutQ family sugar-phosphate isomerase yields MNLTKNIRNTATRVLQNEANAVLNLVEYIDGDFEACVERILNSTGRVVITGVGKSAIVANKIVATLNSTGTPALFMHAADAIHGDLGMIQEDDVVICISKSGNTPEIKVLVPLLKKSGSVLVALVSNVKSYLAEHADYVLNATIGEEACPHNLAPTTSTTTHMAMGDALAVCLLEARGFTSEDFAKYHPGGSLGKQLYLKVKDLLNKEQLPMVNEAAGLAEVIVEISGKRLGATAVIDSGGNLKGIITDGDLRRMLEKSLDIQKLTAGDIMTVNPKTISQDEFAIRALNQMKSHNITQLVAMDGDKIAGFVHIHDLMKEGIV; encoded by the coding sequence TTGAATTTAACTAAAAATATTAGAAATACAGCCACTCGGGTATTGCAAAATGAGGCGAATGCTGTTTTAAATTTAGTAGAGTATATAGATGGTGATTTTGAGGCATGTGTGGAAAGGATTTTAAACTCAACGGGAAGAGTGGTAATCACAGGTGTCGGGAAAAGTGCCATTGTTGCCAATAAAATTGTAGCAACTTTAAATTCAACCGGAACACCTGCTCTATTTATGCATGCGGCAGATGCTATTCATGGTGACTTAGGGATGATCCAGGAGGATGATGTGGTGATTTGCATTTCTAAAAGTGGAAATACTCCTGAGATTAAAGTGTTGGTTCCTCTTCTAAAAAAATCAGGATCTGTACTGGTTGCACTTGTCAGTAATGTCAAAAGTTATTTGGCAGAACATGCAGATTATGTCCTGAATGCAACCATAGGAGAAGAAGCTTGCCCGCATAATTTAGCTCCCACCACCAGTACCACTACGCATATGGCCATGGGGGATGCTTTGGCAGTTTGTTTATTGGAGGCGAGAGGCTTTACCTCAGAGGATTTTGCCAAATACCACCCGGGAGGATCTCTTGGAAAACAGTTGTATCTTAAAGTCAAGGATTTATTGAACAAAGAGCAATTGCCTATGGTGAATGAAGCAGCGGGGTTGGCAGAAGTAATTGTAGAAATCTCAGGAAAACGATTGGGAGCCACAGCGGTCATTGATTCGGGGGGAAACTTAAAAGGGATCATTACTGATGGGGATTTGAGAAGGATGTTGGAGAAAAGCCTGGATATCCAAAAGCTAACTGCAGGGGATATTATGACGGTAAACCCAAAGACTATTTCACAAGATGAATTTGCCATTCGTGCATTAAATCAGATGAAAAGTCATAATATCACACAACTTGTAGCCATGGATGGGGACAAAATCGCTGGATTTGTTCATATTCATGATTTGATGAAAGAAGGAATTGTTTAA
- the recQ gene encoding DNA helicase RecQ: MEEKVKSELKKIFGFSQFRGNQEPIVDNLLSQKNTFVIMPTGAGKSLCYQLPAVVSDGTAIVISPLIALMKNQVDQLNAIGINAHFLNSTLNKSEATKVKNEVLSKKTKLLYVAPESLTKEENVTFLKSAHLSFVAIDEAHCISEWGHDFRPEYRKIKSIVAQIAPNLPIIALTATATPKVQQDIQRNLQMEEADLFKSSFNRTNLYYEVRPKLKNESKKQLIKFIKSHKGKSGIIYCLSRKKVEEIAQLLQVNQINAAPYHAGLESAVRIKNQDDFLNEELDVIVATIAFGMGIDKPDVRYVIHYDVPKSLEGYYQETGRAGRDGLEGHCLMFYKYEDIVKLDKFNKDKPVTERENARVLLQEMAAYAETGVCRRKFILNYFGETFEKDCGYCDNCKRDREIFEGMTYIQTALEAALQTNERFGLEHLVKVIIGEPTEYVTSYKHDQLPVFGKGKEVPEKYWTSIIRQAMIFDLLEKDIESFGVLKLTPKGKEFIEAPYSVNLYKDHDYATEDPSSTPDVPITAGIAYDEKLFELLKAERKKVAKSKGLPPYVIFQDPSLEEMATVYPTTREELAQINGVGMGKVAKFGASFLRIISTYVEENEIETASEVVVKSAGSRSKIKITIIQQIDRKIDLDEIADNLNISMSELLQEIEQIIYSGTKLNIDYYIEHIMDEEREDLLHDYFMNAESDRIKDALEELEDEDFAEDELRVYRIKFISEHAN, translated from the coding sequence GTGGAAGAAAAAGTAAAATCAGAACTCAAAAAAATATTTGGCTTTAGCCAGTTCCGTGGGAATCAAGAACCCATCGTCGATAATTTACTAAGCCAAAAAAACACCTTCGTCATCATGCCGACTGGGGCGGGGAAGTCATTGTGTTATCAATTGCCAGCAGTTGTGTCTGATGGTACGGCGATAGTCATATCGCCTTTGATTGCATTGATGAAAAATCAGGTAGACCAACTGAATGCCATTGGTATCAATGCCCATTTCCTAAATTCAACGCTGAATAAATCAGAGGCGACAAAAGTGAAAAATGAGGTATTAAGCAAAAAAACCAAGTTGCTTTATGTGGCACCGGAATCTCTCACTAAGGAAGAAAATGTCACGTTTCTCAAATCAGCACATTTGAGTTTTGTGGCGATTGATGAGGCACACTGTATCTCAGAATGGGGACATGATTTTCGGCCTGAATACCGAAAAATAAAATCCATAGTGGCTCAAATAGCCCCTAATCTACCTATCATCGCTTTGACCGCTACTGCCACCCCTAAAGTGCAGCAAGACATACAACGAAACCTTCAGATGGAGGAAGCAGATTTGTTCAAGTCTTCCTTTAATCGAACCAATTTGTATTACGAGGTTAGGCCCAAATTAAAAAATGAGTCTAAAAAGCAGCTGATTAAGTTCATCAAGTCCCATAAAGGAAAGTCCGGAATCATCTATTGCCTGAGTAGAAAAAAGGTAGAAGAAATCGCCCAACTCCTTCAGGTAAATCAAATCAATGCAGCTCCCTATCATGCGGGATTGGAATCAGCCGTCCGGATAAAAAATCAAGATGATTTTTTAAATGAGGAGCTAGACGTCATTGTGGCCACCATCGCCTTCGGGATGGGGATTGATAAACCGGATGTCCGTTACGTGATCCATTACGATGTACCCAAATCACTAGAAGGGTATTACCAGGAAACCGGAAGAGCAGGTCGCGACGGGCTGGAAGGACATTGCCTCATGTTTTACAAGTACGAGGACATTGTCAAATTGGACAAGTTCAATAAAGACAAACCTGTTACCGAACGAGAGAATGCACGGGTTTTACTTCAGGAAATGGCAGCCTACGCCGAAACCGGAGTATGTAGAAGGAAGTTTATCCTGAATTATTTTGGGGAGACATTCGAAAAGGATTGTGGATACTGTGATAATTGTAAGAGAGACCGCGAGATTTTTGAGGGGATGACCTACATACAAACCGCATTGGAAGCAGCCCTTCAAACCAATGAACGGTTTGGACTTGAGCACCTGGTGAAAGTAATCATTGGAGAGCCTACCGAATACGTCACCAGCTACAAACACGATCAGCTTCCTGTATTTGGAAAAGGAAAAGAAGTTCCTGAAAAATATTGGACTTCCATCATCCGGCAAGCCATGATTTTTGACCTGTTAGAAAAGGATATTGAATCATTTGGCGTGTTGAAGCTTACTCCAAAGGGTAAAGAATTTATAGAAGCACCCTATTCTGTCAATCTGTATAAGGATCACGATTACGCGACAGAAGACCCATCCAGTACTCCTGATGTACCAATTACAGCAGGGATTGCTTATGATGAAAAACTATTTGAGCTCCTCAAAGCGGAGCGAAAAAAAGTAGCAAAGTCAAAAGGCTTACCACCTTATGTCATCTTCCAAGACCCTTCTTTGGAAGAAATGGCAACCGTTTACCCAACGACTCGAGAGGAACTTGCCCAAATCAACGGTGTTGGTATGGGAAAAGTCGCTAAATTTGGTGCGTCATTCTTGAGGATTATTTCTACCTATGTAGAAGAAAATGAGATTGAGACTGCTTCAGAAGTGGTAGTGAAGTCAGCAGGATCAAGGTCAAAAATAAAAATTACGATTATCCAACAGATTGATCGTAAAATAGACTTAGATGAAATTGCGGACAACTTGAACATCAGCATGTCTGAACTTCTTCAGGAAATTGAGCAAATTATCTATAGTGGAACAAAATTAAATATCGATTACTACATTGAACACATCATGGATGAGGAACGTGAGGATTTACTCCATGATTATTTCATGAATGCAGAAAGCGATCGAATTAAAGATGCTTTGGAAGAACTGGAAGACGAGGATTTCGCAGAAGATGAATTGCGGGTCTATCGAATCAAGTTTATTTCCGAGCATGCTAATTAA
- the purD gene encoding phosphoribosylamine--glycine ligase, whose protein sequence is MNILLLGSGGREHAFAWKIVQSPKCTQLYVAPGNAGTSSIAKNIPLSITDFEGIKNFILEHSIELVVVGPEEPLVKGVVDYLQNESETASIPVVGPSQLGATLEGSKDFSKRFMQRNHVPTAAYETFTAEDIEAGLAYLETQNLPIVLKADGLAAGKGVLICQTLEEAKESFKEMLIDHKFGAASAKVVVEEFLQGIELSVFVATDGKSYKILPEAKDYKRIGEGDTGLNTGGMGAVSPVIFADEAYMKKVEELVVKPTVDGLSKENIPYKGFLFIGLMNNNGQPYVIEYNVRMGDPETEAVLPRITSDFVDLLVGIGTGTLDQYQLEISPEYATTVVMVSGGYPESYQKGFPISLPQEAEHTIVFHAGTSTNDKNQLVNQGGRVLAVTGMGKTLESALTNAFSTVENITWEKSYYRKDIGQDILNLMK, encoded by the coding sequence ATGAATATACTCTTATTAGGCAGCGGAGGCAGAGAACATGCTTTCGCCTGGAAAATTGTACAAAGCCCAAAATGCACACAGCTATATGTGGCTCCTGGAAATGCTGGAACTTCAAGCATTGCAAAAAACATCCCACTTTCAATTACTGATTTTGAAGGAATAAAAAATTTTATTCTTGAGCATTCCATTGAGTTGGTTGTGGTAGGCCCAGAAGAGCCTTTGGTAAAAGGTGTAGTGGATTACCTGCAAAACGAGTCCGAGACCGCATCTATCCCCGTAGTTGGTCCTTCTCAACTTGGAGCTACCCTAGAGGGAAGTAAGGACTTCTCCAAAAGATTTATGCAGCGCAACCATGTTCCAACTGCGGCTTATGAGACTTTCACCGCAGAGGATATTGAAGCAGGACTTGCTTATCTGGAAACTCAAAACTTGCCTATCGTTTTAAAAGCAGATGGGCTTGCTGCAGGCAAAGGAGTATTGATCTGCCAAACTTTGGAGGAAGCCAAGGAATCCTTCAAGGAAATGCTGATCGATCATAAGTTTGGCGCAGCCTCAGCGAAAGTGGTTGTAGAAGAATTCCTTCAAGGAATCGAGCTTTCGGTATTTGTGGCTACGGATGGAAAGAGTTACAAAATTTTACCTGAAGCCAAAGATTATAAGAGAATCGGTGAAGGTGATACGGGTTTGAATACCGGAGGAATGGGTGCTGTAAGCCCTGTGATTTTCGCCGATGAAGCCTACATGAAAAAAGTAGAGGAATTGGTAGTCAAACCTACTGTAGATGGTCTATCTAAAGAAAATATCCCTTACAAAGGTTTTCTGTTCATAGGATTGATGAATAACAACGGGCAGCCTTATGTAATAGAATACAATGTAAGAATGGGAGACCCTGAAACAGAGGCAGTACTACCACGAATCACCAGTGATTTTGTGGACTTACTGGTAGGCATTGGAACGGGAACCTTGGACCAATACCAATTGGAAATTTCTCCTGAATATGCCACTACTGTAGTCATGGTGAGCGGAGGATATCCTGAATCTTATCAAAAAGGATTTCCGATTAGCTTACCACAAGAGGCCGAGCATACGATTGTTTTCCATGCCGGAACCTCTACAAACGATAAGAACCAGTTGGTAAACCAAGGCGGTAGAGTGTTGGCAGTTACTGGAATGGGCAAAACTCTAGAATCGGCTTTAACTAACGCTTTTTCCACAGTTGAAAATATTACTTGGGAAAAATCGTATTACAGAAAAGATATCGGTCAAGATATCTTGAATCTGATGAAGTAA
- the ricT gene encoding regulatory iron-sulfur-containing complex subunit RicT has product MNSFDWLGHMGIPEVDTFDIVEVKFKGGRKDYYRNVDYLPLTTGDPVVVDVPNGHHIGYVSLQGELVRLQMQKRKIKNDDEILRIYRKATEKDLEKWAEAKNREIPTLYRCKQIVEELGLKMKMSDIEYQADNSKATFYYSADERVDFRELIKVLAGEFRIRVEMRQISLRQEAGRIGGLGVCGRELCCSTWLVDFKNVSTSAARYQNLSLNPGKLSGQCGRLKCCLNYELDTYMDAIKDIPQIERPLQTESGPAKLQKTDIFRKMMWFSYNNENDWHSISCERVTEILEINAKGVKVFNLQVNEASDIEDLAAKSTRELELLDKKFSTGKKKRKSRNKSRNNSNTTQQTADSNRNQKANPAPSKEAAPQQANPNQPGEPKRKKNRNNRNRNRNQQATPPAQGNNPPKRPGGNKPNPNQPGEKRQNKPRNQEGKKQHPNPKQGPKSAPKGEGKPTPKPEGKSGGKRKFPPRKNQGPNPNSSGNE; this is encoded by the coding sequence ATGAACTCATTTGACTGGTTAGGTCATATGGGAATTCCAGAGGTGGACACCTTTGATATCGTGGAAGTGAAGTTTAAAGGGGGGCGAAAAGATTATTACAGAAATGTCGATTACCTTCCTTTGACGACAGGTGACCCTGTAGTCGTGGATGTACCCAATGGACATCATATTGGTTACGTTTCCCTGCAAGGTGAATTGGTTCGCCTACAGATGCAGAAGCGAAAAATCAAAAATGATGATGAAATACTCAGAATCTACAGAAAAGCTACTGAAAAAGATTTGGAAAAGTGGGCTGAGGCCAAAAACCGAGAAATCCCCACCTTGTATCGATGCAAGCAAATCGTGGAAGAACTCGGTTTGAAAATGAAAATGTCTGATATCGAATACCAGGCAGATAATTCAAAAGCTACATTTTACTATTCAGCAGACGAACGGGTTGACTTTAGGGAGTTGATAAAAGTCCTAGCTGGTGAATTCCGCATTCGAGTGGAGATGCGCCAGATCAGTCTTCGTCAAGAAGCTGGTAGAATCGGAGGTTTAGGAGTTTGTGGGAGAGAATTATGCTGCTCAACCTGGTTGGTAGATTTCAAAAATGTCAGCACTTCTGCAGCTCGCTACCAAAATTTATCTCTTAATCCGGGCAAGCTCAGCGGGCAGTGCGGGAGATTAAAATGCTGCCTTAATTATGAATTGGACACCTATATGGATGCCATCAAAGACATCCCTCAAATTGAGCGTCCACTTCAAACAGAATCGGGCCCTGCCAAACTCCAAAAAACCGACATCTTCAGAAAAATGATGTGGTTTAGCTATAATAACGAAAATGATTGGCATAGCATCAGCTGCGAGCGTGTGACTGAGATTTTGGAAATCAATGCAAAAGGGGTCAAAGTTTTTAACCTTCAGGTAAATGAAGCATCGGATATAGAGGATCTTGCTGCTAAATCTACGAGGGAACTTGAACTTCTGGACAAGAAATTCTCTACTGGCAAAAAGAAGAGAAAATCCAGAAATAAATCCAGAAACAACTCCAACACAACTCAACAAACCGCTGATTCCAATAGGAATCAAAAAGCAAATCCAGCACCTTCTAAGGAGGCAGCTCCACAGCAGGCTAATCCAAATCAACCAGGGGAACCTAAAAGAAAAAAGAATCGAAACAATAGAAACCGGAATAGGAATCAACAGGCCACTCCGCCAGCGCAAGGAAATAATCCTCCTAAAAGACCAGGCGGAAATAAACCTAATCCCAACCAACCCGGAGAAAAAAGACAAAACAAGCCTCGAAACCAGGAAGGGAAGAAACAACATCCTAACCCTAAACAAGGTCCTAAGTCTGCCCCTAAAGGAGAAGGCAAACCAACCCCTAAACCAGAAGGTAAATCAGGAGGTAAAAGAAAATTTCCACCTAGGAAAAATCAAGGGCCCAATCCAAATTCATCTGGAAATGAATAG
- a CDS encoding gliding motility lipoprotein GldH, translated as MNRVFVFLIALMGLGISSCSDDRVFEEFKALPTQNWAMEDSLHFDLSAVQLQDNQSLIAFRFNEEYAFSNCYVRVLSQDSTGTIIENKLINVPLFDSKTGEPLGDGFGSTYTFYDSLPFQLPNHTKKVTLLQYMRQNQLPGIEAVGLKILQ; from the coding sequence ATGAATAGGGTTTTTGTTTTCCTTATTGCGTTAATGGGTTTAGGTATTTCATCCTGTTCCGATGATCGGGTTTTTGAGGAATTCAAAGCATTACCCACTCAAAACTGGGCAATGGAGGATAGTCTTCATTTTGATTTAAGTGCTGTTCAGTTGCAAGACAATCAAAGTCTTATCGCGTTTCGGTTTAATGAGGAATACGCTTTTTCCAATTGCTATGTAAGGGTACTCAGTCAGGACTCCACTGGAACCATTATTGAAAATAAATTAATCAATGTTCCATTGTTTGATTCGAAAACAGGAGAACCTCTGGGTGATGGGTTTGGAAGCACCTATACCTTTTATGACTCTCTTCCTTTTCAATTACCTAACCACACCAAGAAAGTCACCCTCTTACAATATATGAGGCAAAATCAGCTTCCGGGCATTGAAGCTGTTGGATTAAAAATCCTCCAATAA